Proteins found in one Sulfurimonas sp. genomic segment:
- a CDS encoding murein hydrolase activator EnvC — MIRTLFVLLILFLSLSSETNIDKKIDNTSKKIKNFSKTYSSLNKKMADNAKQILEQKEEIYKQQKYLKELEEQLKLKEKTYQANTQTLSKLKLEQAKLQKSQSDIEQELVFTIAKSVSLSIIIDENEANDESALIEVEVLKEMLQKTKERANKLNDRFYENVKIIDAKKDQALQLEDEISKIDTKHKILKKTQEKNKTLLAKLEKSKKSYKTELKSLIKKQDTLKETLSRLKIIKLDEIKKAKEDERRRQAFAAKKDEDLPKVKQHGSSYQRVKTKKYTGEKTITPIYPYTLTKKYGTYTDPIYGIKIFNESISMIPKEKNAKVRTVFNGKVIYADKTAVLDNIVIVEHKDGLHTIYANLSQISPNIQKGKKIRKGYTIGRVNDELIFEVTQKSYHINPIRLFQ, encoded by the coding sequence ATGATAAGAACATTATTTGTTTTATTAATACTATTTTTATCATTAAGTTCAGAAACTAATATTGATAAAAAAATAGATAATACATCTAAAAAAATAAAGAATTTCTCTAAAACATATAGTTCTTTAAATAAAAAGATGGCAGATAATGCAAAACAGATTTTAGAACAAAAAGAAGAGATATATAAGCAGCAAAAGTATTTAAAAGAATTAGAAGAACAATTAAAGTTAAAAGAAAAAACTTACCAGGCAAATACACAAACACTATCAAAATTAAAATTAGAGCAAGCTAAGCTGCAAAAATCTCAGTCAGACATAGAACAAGAGCTTGTATTTACGATTGCTAAAAGTGTATCTTTAAGTATTATTATCGATGAGAATGAAGCTAACGATGAAAGTGCACTTATAGAGGTAGAAGTTTTAAAAGAGATGCTTCAAAAAACAAAAGAGAGAGCAAATAAATTAAATGATCGTTTTTATGAAAATGTAAAAATAATAGATGCTAAAAAAGATCAAGCTCTTCAGTTAGAAGATGAGATTTCAAAAATAGATACAAAACACAAAATACTTAAAAAGACACAAGAAAAAAACAAAACTTTACTCGCTAAGTTGGAAAAATCTAAAAAGTCTTATAAAACAGAATTAAAGTCTCTTATAAAAAAGCAGGACACTTTGAAAGAGACTCTCTCAAGGCTTAAAATTATAAAGCTAGATGAAATAAAAAAAGCTAAAGAGGATGAGCGTAGACGTCAAGCTTTTGCTGCAAAAAAAGATGAAGACCTCCCAAAAGTTAAACAACACGGAAGTTCATACCAGAGAGTTAAAACGAAAAAATATACTGGTGAAAAAACTATAACACCTATATATCCGTACACATTAACAAAAAAATACGGGACATATACAGATCCTATATACGGTATAAAAATATTTAACGAATCGATCTCTATGATTCCAAAAGAAAAAAATGCAAAAGTGAGGACTGTGTTTAACGGAAAAGTTATATATGCAGATAAAACTGCTGTTTTAGACAATATAGTTATTGTTGAACATAAAGACGGTCTTCATACTATATATGCAAATCTTTCACAAATTTCACCGAATATTCAAAAAGGTAAAAAGATTAGAAAAGGTTATACAATAGGGCGTGTTAACGATGAACTCATCTTTGAAGTTACTCAAAAATCATATCACATAAATCCTATAAGGTTATTTCAATAA
- a CDS encoding cell division protein FtsX: MKSIKNHLSLIVALISILFSIQIFIIVDRSIDAYKQNLANKYSVVVVSKKNILEKDMLSLNSLIKEVEELSPDNVIKRLDADIDEKNMNLLKLTLPKFYKLHLKKFPSPNEIEKLRRALFTNKNITKIEDFSNNHDITYKLLVLFKNVILVFAIVVSIVTMLLILKELRIWQFKHSERMNIMGLFGAPTWLRSAVLFRLSIVDAIISSILIFLIFSYISVNEFVLKQFENINIKIVIFDQVYDSLLLLGVSLILSIFLATMIVLGHKEEV, from the coding sequence GTGAAGTCAATTAAAAACCACCTTTCGCTTATTGTAGCACTTATAAGTATCCTTTTTTCTATTCAGATTTTTATTATTGTTGATCGTTCAATCGATGCATATAAACAAAATTTAGCTAATAAATATTCAGTAGTTGTAGTCAGTAAAAAGAACATATTAGAAAAAGATATGTTGTCTTTAAACAGTTTAATAAAAGAGGTAGAAGAACTATCGCCTGATAACGTTATTAAGCGTTTAGATGCGGATATAGATGAAAAAAATATGAATCTTTTAAAATTGACTTTACCAAAGTTTTACAAGCTTCATTTGAAAAAGTTTCCATCTCCCAATGAGATAGAAAAACTTAGACGTGCTCTTTTTACAAACAAAAATATTACAAAGATTGAGGACTTTTCAAATAACCATGATATAACTTATAAGTTATTAGTGCTTTTTAAAAATGTGATTTTGGTTTTTGCAATAGTAGTGTCAATAGTTACAATGCTTCTTATTTTAAAAGAGTTAAGAATATGGCAGTTTAAACACTCTGAGAGAATGAATATTATGGGATTGTTCGGGGCTCCTACATGGCTTAGATCAGCTGTGCTTTTCAGACTTTCAATTGTAGATGCAATAATTTCAAGCATTTTGATATTTTTAATTTTTTCATATATAAGTGTAAATGAGTTTGTTTTAAAACAATTTGAAAATATCAATATTAAAATTGTTATATTTGATCAAGTGTACGATTCTCTATTATTATTAGGCGTATCTTTAATCTTATCTATATTTTTAGCAACAATGATAGTATTAGGTCATAAAGAAGAAGTATGA
- a CDS encoding cell division ATP-binding protein FtsE: MDKVILAKDVSLSYDSSQTIIKQANFSIDSGSFVFITGASGSGKSTLLKSLYGAIKPKQGSLIVGGVELNNVSKSKLNFLRRHLGIVFQDYKLVKEWTIEKNITMPLLINGYEKEVTINQTESLLKHVRLKHQYGKYPLELSGGEQQRVAMARALAHNPILILADEPTGNLDEYSSQLIWNLLEGANTQLKTTVIVVTHHIPSTLNVDYKHYHIEYGEISEVN; encoded by the coding sequence ATGGATAAAGTGATTCTTGCTAAAGATGTTTCCCTTAGTTATGACTCTAGTCAGACAATCATAAAACAAGCAAACTTTAGTATTGACTCCGGTAGTTTTGTATTTATCACTGGGGCTAGCGGTAGTGGTAAGTCAACGCTTCTAAAATCACTATACGGTGCCATAAAACCAAAACAAGGCTCTCTTATAGTAGGTGGAGTTGAATTAAATAACGTATCAAAAAGTAAATTAAATTTCTTAAGAAGACATCTTGGTATTGTTTTTCAAGATTATAAACTTGTAAAAGAGTGGACTATTGAGAAAAATATTACTATGCCACTGTTGATCAACGGTTATGAAAAAGAGGTTACTATCAACCAGACGGAATCTCTATTGAAACATGTTAGACTAAAACATCAATATGGTAAGTATCCACTAGAGCTTAGTGGGGGTGAGCAACAGCGTGTTGCAATGGCAAGAGCATTGGCACATAATCCGATACTAATCTTGGCAGATGAGCCGACAGGTAACCTTGATGAATATTCATCTCAACTTATTTGGAACCTTTTAGAAGGGGCAAATACTCAATTAAAAACTACAGTTATAGTTGTAACTCACCATATCCCATCTACATTGAATGTTGATTATAAACATTATCATATAGAATACGGAGAGATTAGTGAAGTCAATTAA
- the trmB gene encoding tRNA (guanosine(46)-N7)-methyltransferase TrmB, which translates to MPHLHIEEFKKLELPFEKDGVSFNFYGQNVKHDDELLISTTVEDEDFFLLLKDDENKTLLKTDKLTRPASTQKVHNALLTYANEAQLNVLSSNVHTSAKNIHLEKVTALKNIEYFADKFPQADDVAIEVGFGSGRHLLHQAKKNPKTLYIGIEIHRPSIEQVLKQISIQELDNLLVLDYDARLFMELVPSNIVSQIFVHFPVPWDKKPHRRVISTSFIEEARRVLKVGGTLELRTDSENYYAYSYETFINFPKITLNIRKNSDIEVSSKYEDRWKRMEKNIYDVTMINDLESELLNIEGGFNFDEFKGDEQKLLELGGVTKRFDSGFIHFERAYSLEDGVMLRVSMGSFDRPEHLYVIIRDENISYYPQTPLRSKSNLNAHKFLNGVLNG; encoded by the coding sequence ATGCCACACCTACATATAGAAGAATTTAAAAAGCTAGAACTGCCATTTGAAAAAGATGGAGTAAGCTTTAATTTTTATGGACAAAACGTAAAGCACGATGACGAACTTCTTATCTCAACTACAGTTGAGGATGAAGATTTCTTTTTGCTTTTAAAAGATGATGAGAATAAAACACTTTTAAAAACAGATAAACTGACACGTCCAGCTTCTACACAAAAAGTTCATAATGCCCTTTTAACATACGCAAATGAAGCACAACTAAATGTCCTAAGTTCAAATGTACATACATCTGCAAAAAATATACACCTTGAAAAGGTAACCGCTCTTAAAAATATAGAGTATTTTGCAGATAAGTTTCCCCAAGCTGATGATGTAGCAATAGAGGTCGGTTTTGGCTCAGGAAGACATCTTCTTCATCAAGCTAAAAAAAATCCAAAGACTTTATACATAGGTATTGAGATTCATCGCCCATCAATTGAACAGGTGTTAAAGCAGATCAGCATTCAGGAACTTGATAATCTATTAGTGCTCGATTATGATGCAAGACTTTTTATGGAATTAGTACCATCAAATATAGTAAGTCAAATATTTGTTCACTTTCCTGTACCATGGGATAAAAAACCTCATAGACGTGTAATATCTACTTCATTTATTGAAGAAGCAAGACGTGTTTTAAAAGTTGGCGGAACACTTGAATTAAGAACAGACAGTGAAAACTATTATGCGTATTCTTATGAAACATTTATAAACTTTCCGAAAATAACTTTAAACATTAGAAAAAACAGCGATATAGAGGTCAGTTCCAAGTATGAAGACAGATGGAAGAGAATGGAGAAAAACATCTATGATGTAACTATGATCAACGATCTAGAATCTGAGCTTTTAAATATAGAGGGTGGATTTAATTTTGATGAGTTTAAAGGTGATGAACAAAAGTTACTTGAACTAGGCGGAGTTACAAAAAGATTTGATAGCGGGTTTATCCATTTTGAAAGAGCTTACTCATTAGAAGATGGTGTAATGCTTAGAGTCTCTATGGGTAGTTTTGACAGACCTGAGCATCTATATGTGATCATAAGAGATGAGAATATTTCATACTATCCTCAGACACCTCTTAGATCAAAAAGTAATCTCAATGCACATAAATTCTTAAATGGGGTTTTAAATGGATAA
- a CDS encoding fibronectin type III domain-containing protein: MKLLNLSSLSIVLILLTLSGCGAKPKPKEEAVIDPTLPKVSLTKNATKSGMKSIALEWKQIKDKRVEGIYIYRESIDENLSSEDSYFDTINTRFATHYLDNNVKPEHRYNYFFVTYSKDAQGERSEVYQTATKPILNSVTWVYAASSMPRSTKIIWRPHTNEIVKAYEIQRRALDEEKWKVVARVQGRLSAEYIDEGLKDNHTYLYNVRAITYNGITSKQSEIVKSITKKLPLTITNLVASKDVAKKIKISWDKTQNKDFSYYKLYRADKPDGSYEFIAKLIDNSFEDEVQEDGVRYFYMVTQVDKDGLESLHQPYSTQGLSLSKPLAPAVVDAKLEDNKIVLKWRKNDLRANSYTVIKEYKTGVFESTIDEIKDIKGESFVDEDILPGTTYYYKVLTVDKNSITSEPSIEVVIEIPETKEEQK; the protein is encoded by the coding sequence ATGAAGTTATTGAACCTAAGTTCATTATCGATAGTTTTAATTCTCTTAACTCTTAGTGGTTGTGGGGCAAAACCAAAACCAAAAGAAGAGGCTGTCATTGATCCAACCCTTCCAAAAGTATCTTTAACAAAAAATGCTACAAAATCAGGTATGAAATCGATAGCACTTGAATGGAAGCAAATTAAGGACAAAAGAGTTGAAGGTATCTATATCTATAGAGAGTCTATAGATGAGAACTTAAGTTCTGAAGATTCGTACTTCGATACGATAAATACAAGATTTGCAACTCACTATTTAGACAACAATGTTAAACCTGAACATAGATATAACTATTTTTTCGTAACTTATTCTAAAGATGCACAAGGGGAGAGAAGTGAGGTTTATCAAACTGCTACAAAACCTATACTGAATTCTGTAACATGGGTGTATGCAGCTAGTTCAATGCCTAGAAGTACAAAAATTATTTGGAGACCGCATACAAATGAGATAGTAAAAGCTTACGAGATCCAAAGAAGAGCATTAGACGAAGAAAAATGGAAAGTAGTAGCTAGAGTGCAAGGGCGTTTAAGTGCAGAGTATATAGATGAAGGTTTAAAAGATAACCACACATATTTGTACAATGTACGTGCGATTACATACAACGGAATTACATCAAAACAGAGTGAGATTGTAAAATCTATTACTAAGAAACTACCTCTAACTATAACTAATTTAGTAGCTTCAAAAGATGTTGCAAAGAAGATAAAAATTTCTTGGGATAAAACACAAAATAAAGATTTTTCTTACTACAAACTATATAGAGCAGATAAGCCGGACGGAAGCTATGAATTTATAGCAAAACTTATTGATAATAGTTTTGAAGATGAAGTACAAGAAGACGGTGTTAGATACTTCTACATGGTAACTCAAGTTGACAAAGACGGTTTAGAATCTCTACATCAGCCATACTCAACACAAGGTTTAAGTTTATCAAAACCGCTTGCACCTGCTGTAGTTGATGCAAAGCTTGAAGATAATAAAATTGTTCTAAAGTGGAGAAAAAACGATCTAAGAGCAAACAGCTATACTGTTATCAAAGAGTATAAAACAGGTGTTTTTGAATCTACAATAGATGAGATTAAAGATATTAAAGGTGAAAGTTTTGTAGATGAGGATATACTTCCGGGAACTACTTATTACTACAAGGTTTTAACTGTAGATAAAAACTCTATAACATCAGAGCCTAGTATAGAAGTTGTTATTGAAATTCCAGAAACAAAAGAAGAACAAAAATAG
- a CDS encoding RluA family pseudouridine synthase, with amino-acid sequence MDNIKSFTCSIPERLDTFLANELDQSRSQVAQLIKKDCVYVDEKLVSRAGVKLKENQNIRVELPEAKEEEPQEIDFSVEIIHEDDDLLVINKPSGLTVHPAPSVKEATLVDWLKHKGIRLSTISGEERHGIVHRLDKGTSGVMVVAKNNEAHQLLSEQLQDKSMGRHYLAVIEPPLKDDITIIEAPIKRSSNNRLKMACEAGGKDAKTAFKQLLLSNDEKHQLIACKLFTGRTHQIRVHLETKSRHIVGDHIYGAIKKDDKSERILLHAYELHFIHPKTNEVVSFVAPIEQKMKEYIDKKFDTEQIYEVIEPKFIIDSFNSLNS; translated from the coding sequence ATGGATAATATTAAAAGCTTTACTTGTAGCATTCCTGAGCGCTTAGACACTTTTTTAGCTAACGAATTAGACCAAAGTAGATCACAAGTAGCACAACTTATAAAAAAAGATTGTGTATATGTTGATGAAAAATTAGTTTCACGTGCAGGTGTAAAACTGAAAGAAAATCAAAACATTAGAGTAGAACTTCCAGAGGCAAAAGAAGAAGAGCCTCAAGAGATAGATTTTAGTGTAGAAATTATCCATGAAGATGATGACCTTTTAGTAATAAACAAACCTAGCGGGTTGACAGTTCATCCCGCACCCAGCGTAAAAGAAGCTACTCTTGTTGACTGGTTAAAGCACAAGGGTATAAGACTCTCGACAATTAGCGGTGAAGAGCGTCACGGTATTGTACATAGATTAGATAAAGGTACAAGCGGTGTTATGGTTGTTGCAAAAAACAATGAAGCACACCAGCTTTTAAGTGAACAACTTCAAGATAAAAGTATGGGACGCCATTATTTGGCAGTAATTGAACCACCGCTAAAAGATGATATAACGATTATAGAAGCACCTATAAAAAGAAGCTCAAACAATCGTTTGAAAATGGCTTGTGAAGCAGGTGGAAAAGATGCTAAAACAGCTTTTAAACAACTGCTTTTGAGTAATGATGAAAAACACCAGTTAATAGCTTGTAAACTATTTACGGGACGTACACATCAAATTCGTGTACATCTTGAGACAAAAAGCCGTCATATAGTTGGTGATCACATATACGGAGCTATTAAAAAAGATGATAAATCGGAACGAATTTTGCTTCATGCATATGAATTACACTTTATCCATCCAAAAACTAATGAGGTGGTTTCATTTGTAGCTCCAATAGAGCAGAAAATGAAAGAATATATAGATAAAAAATTTGATACGGAGCAAATATATGAAGTTATTGAACCTAAGTTCATTATCGATAGTTTTAATTCTCTTAACTCTTAG
- a CDS encoding FtsW/RodA/SpoVE family cell cycle protein: protein MWRIDKRILAQFDFISIILILPLIITSNWLIDEAVPALAQKQIAYIGVAAIAFLVVFLLPIRRMSWLIPLIYWVNILLLLAVDFFGTTRGMGAQRWLELPFINATIQPSEFVKPALILMLAYLIHKNPPQRNGYNLKEFLKLSAYILLPFILIAKEPDLGTALVLLIIGYGTLFFIGVNWKIWAVIITTILLSSPLVYKFGLHDYQKTRIKDFISEKPSYHVQQSIIAIGSGGLSGNSKEEATQTQMKFLPIATSDFIFAYLVERSGFLGGLAIILVYILLILHLLSLSIFNTDYYIKVVTIAISFMIFVYMGVNISMTIGYAPVVGVPLPMFSYGGSSFLNFIILFAIMQNLITFQYRDLYDGRGTKSFL from the coding sequence TTGTGGAGAATTGATAAGCGTATTTTAGCACAATTTGATTTTATTTCCATTATTCTTATCCTGCCTCTGATCATTACATCAAACTGGCTTATAGATGAAGCCGTACCAGCTCTTGCTCAAAAACAAATAGCTTATATTGGTGTAGCAGCTATAGCGTTTTTAGTTGTTTTTTTACTCCCTATTAGAAGAATGAGCTGGCTGATTCCACTTATATACTGGGTAAATATACTTTTGCTTTTAGCCGTTGATTTTTTTGGAACAACACGCGGTATGGGTGCGCAAAGATGGCTAGAACTTCCATTTATAAATGCGACTATTCAACCATCTGAATTTGTAAAACCTGCACTTATTTTAATGCTCGCGTATCTAATACATAAAAATCCACCTCAAAGGAATGGATATAATTTAAAAGAGTTTTTAAAACTAAGCGCGTATATACTACTGCCTTTTATTTTAATTGCAAAAGAACCGGATCTTGGTACAGCACTGGTACTTTTGATAATAGGTTACGGTACACTGTTTTTTATAGGTGTTAATTGGAAAATTTGGGCTGTAATAATCACTACAATATTACTTTCATCCCCTCTTGTATATAAATTTGGTCTGCATGACTATCAAAAAACACGTATAAAAGATTTTATAAGTGAAAAGCCCTCATACCATGTCCAGCAGTCGATCATTGCCATAGGTTCAGGTGGACTTAGCGGGAACTCAAAAGAGGAAGCTACCCAAACACAAATGAAGTTTCTTCCAATTGCTACAAGTGATTTTATATTTGCCTACTTAGTTGAGCGCAGTGGATTTCTAGGCGGGTTAGCTATTATACTGGTATATATTCTACTAATACTGCACTTATTAAGTCTTAGTATTTTCAATACGGATTATTATATAAAAGTTGTGACTATTGCAATATCATTTATGATATTTGTATACATGGGTGTTAATATATCTATGACAATTGGATATGCACCGGTTGTGGGAGTACCACTGCCCATGTTTAGTTACGGGGGCAGCAGTTTTTTAAACTTTATAATACTCTTTGCCATTATGCAGAACCTTATTACTTTTCAGTATAGGGATCTTTATGACGGACGTGGTACTAAAAGCTTTTTATAA
- a CDS encoding class I SAM-dependent methyltransferase, which produces MYTQLKEINKKPKAFEFYTADSLWTDEYRSKQMLSYHLKEDIDVASRNIDFINRSLKWIISEFNISEKSKTCDFGCAVGLYTTGLAKTGAKVTGIDFSKNSLEYANEIAKKESLDIKYINKNYLEYESDEKYDLITMIMLDFCVLSPYQRKILLDKFYNLLSDDGSILLDVQSLKAFDEKEEISTYEHNQLFNFWSANDYYGFVNTFKYEDEKVSLDKYTIIEESKSYVVYNWFQYFSPETLQKELENSGLTIKSIYKDVAGSVYDENHTEFAVVATKK; this is translated from the coding sequence ATGTACACTCAATTAAAAGAGATTAACAAAAAACCAAAAGCCTTTGAATTTTATACCGCTGATTCTTTATGGACTGATGAGTATAGATCAAAACAGATGCTTTCTTATCATCTAAAAGAAGATATAGATGTAGCTTCAAGAAACATAGACTTCATAAATAGGTCATTAAAGTGGATCATTTCAGAGTTTAATATTTCTGAAAAAAGTAAAACTTGTGACTTTGGATGTGCAGTTGGTTTATACACAACTGGACTAGCTAAAACAGGTGCTAAAGTCACAGGAATAGACTTTTCTAAAAATTCTTTGGAATATGCAAATGAAATTGCTAAAAAAGAAAGTTTAGATATAAAGTATATTAATAAAAATTATCTAGAATATGAGTCAGACGAGAAATACGATTTAATCACAATGATAATGCTTGATTTTTGTGTTTTAAGCCCATATCAAAGAAAAATATTATTAGATAAGTTTTACAATCTGTTGTCAGATGATGGTTCTATTTTACTAGACGTGCAATCACTAAAAGCTTTTGATGAAAAAGAAGAAATTTCTACCTATGAACATAACCAACTATTTAACTTTTGGTCGGCTAATGACTACTATGGGTTTGTAAACACTTTTAAATATGAAGATGAAAAAGTATCTTTGGACAAATATACAATTATCGAGGAATCAAAATCATACGTTGTATATAACTGGTTTCAATACTTTAGTCCTGAAACACTACAAAAAGAGCTTGAAAACTCTGGATTAACTATTAAGTCTATATATAAAGATGTTGCGGGTTCAGTATATGATGAGAACCATACAGAGTTTGCTGTTGTAGCTACTAAAAAGTAA
- a CDS encoding HU family DNA-binding protein: MNEKLHYDDFVEQIVLESGYDNETVRNYLSAMFETIVIESKKGNSVKLRNFGSFQPRWYKAKRGINPQTGQPLDILPHYHIHFASSKVLKNAINEEDEKSFLPKLLLALLVLLVGVLIYFTTATNETVTVKSVKEVEVFKPVVQEVEKAQIIEVQEEQTIEQPVVTELKQIPPTIPSATKLYPGSYTVNANETLSAIGLKVYGDKGYWPLLYSANNSKVLNPDLIFKGSNIVVPDKTESNSLYNSYMDVHNTYMDMDKMGKSFWILCEGTHFMGKDFQIYLKEQLLPAEYPIIKRCSDIKK; encoded by the coding sequence ATGAATGAAAAACTACATTATGATGATTTTGTTGAACAAATAGTACTTGAGTCAGGCTATGATAATGAAACGGTAAGAAATTATCTCTCTGCTATGTTTGAAACAATTGTTATAGAAAGCAAAAAAGGAAACTCGGTTAAACTAAGAAACTTTGGAAGTTTTCAGCCTCGCTGGTATAAAGCAAAGCGAGGAATAAATCCACAAACAGGACAGCCTTTAGATATTCTTCCACACTATCATATACATTTTGCAAGTTCAAAAGTTTTAAAAAATGCAATAAATGAAGAGGATGAAAAATCTTTTTTACCAAAACTACTATTAGCATTATTAGTTTTATTGGTTGGGGTTTTAATCTATTTTACTACCGCTACAAATGAAACAGTTACAGTAAAGTCAGTTAAAGAGGTGGAAGTTTTTAAACCAGTTGTTCAAGAGGTTGAAAAAGCGCAAATTATAGAAGTTCAAGAAGAACAAACTATTGAGCAACCTGTAGTGACAGAGTTAAAACAAATACCTCCAACTATTCCAAGTGCAACTAAACTATATCCAGGTAGTTACACAGTCAATGCAAATGAAACACTGTCTGCTATTGGTTTAAAGGTTTATGGAGATAAAGGTTATTGGCCACTTCTTTACAGTGCAAATAATTCAAAGGTATTGAACCCTGATCTGATTTTTAAAGGATCAAATATAGTTGTCCCTGATAAAACAGAGTCAAATAGTTTATATAACTCATATATGGATGTACACAATACCTATATGGATATGGACAAAATGGGTAAATCGTTTTGGATTTTATGTGAAGGTACACATTTTATGGGTAAAGATTTTCAAATATATCTAAAAGAGCAATTATTACCTGCTGAGTATCCGATAATAAAAAGATGTAGTGATATTAAAAAATAA
- a CDS encoding HU family DNA-binding protein, with translation MTKKELINIAAEKSSLTHAESKVLLDSTINVIENHLSTKSSLTIPHFGTFDVRKSKEHRFFNIVKETIMMAPQKYSIFFHISSEYKDQLQKKYQS, from the coding sequence ATGACTAAGAAAGAGTTGATCAATATTGCGGCTGAAAAATCTTCACTTACACACGCAGAATCAAAGGTTTTACTAGATTCTACAATCAATGTTATAGAAAATCATCTAAGTACAAAAAGTAGTTTAACTATTCCACATTTTGGCACTTTTGACGTCAGAAAAAGTAAGGAACATCGTTTTTTTAATATTGTTAAAGAAACCATCATGATGGCACCTCAAAAATACTCTATCTTTTTTCATATTAGTTCAGAGTATAAAGACCAACTACAGAAAAAGTATCAGTCATGA
- a CDS encoding transglycosylase SLT domain-containing protein codes for MLRLILLLSVGKLLFADISQKQLETLQTVRDIAKTISDNTGETYENTLSAICLTESSGGVHILGDVKKGTDITKASLGAMQIQLRTAKHIAKLTPSLSHLLKLSDKKLASLLLTDVKTSTKIAAHLLVRLKHSRKKYFNMVSGYNGGYSNAPYYARVKKNLSLVYKLVRKNLLH; via the coding sequence TTGTTAAGATTAATATTATTGTTAAGCGTTGGAAAACTTTTATTTGCAGACATTTCTCAAAAACAGCTTGAAACATTACAAACTGTAAGAGATATAGCTAAAACTATTTCAGATAACACAGGTGAGACATACGAAAACACATTAAGTGCCATTTGTCTTACTGAGAGTAGTGGCGGTGTTCACATACTTGGTGATGTAAAAAAGGGTACCGACATTACAAAAGCATCACTTGGTGCTATGCAGATCCAGTTAAGAACGGCAAAACATATTGCAAAGCTGACACCGTCTCTAAGTCACCTGTTAAAACTAAGTGATAAAAAATTAGCATCGCTTCTACTGACCGATGTAAAAACTTCTACAAAAATTGCAGCACATTTGCTTGTAAGACTAAAACACAGTAGAAAAAAATACTTTAATATGGTTAGCGGCTATAACGGAGGTTACTCAAATGCTCCATATTATGCTCGTGTAAAAAAGAATCTTAGTTTAGTATATAAACTTGTAAGAAAGAATCTACTTCACTAA